A stretch of Homo sapiens chromosome 12, GRCh38.p14 Primary Assembly DNA encodes these proteins:
- the DDX11 gene encoding ATP-dependent DNA helicase DDX11 isoform X19, with protein sequence MVSASQKKGEIWSMANETQKVGAIHFPFPFTPYSIQEDFMAELYRVLEAGKIGIFESPTGTGKSLSLICGALSWLRDFEQKKREEEARLLETGTGPLHDEKDESLCLSSSCEGAAGTPRPAGEPAWVTQFVQKKEERDLVDRLKAEQARRKQREERLQQLQHRVQLKYAAKRLRQEEEERENLLRLSREMLETGPEAERLEQLESGEEELVLAEYESDEEKKVASRVDEDEDDLEEEHITKIYYCSRTHSQLAQFVHEVKKSPFGKDVRLVSLGSRQNLCVNEDVKSLGSVQLINDRCVDMQRSRHEKKKGAEEEKPKRRRQEKQAACPFYNHEQMGLLRDEALAEVKDMEQLLALGKEARACPYYGSRLAIPAAQLVVLPYQMLLHAATRQAAGIRLQDQVVIIDEAHNLIDTITGMHSVEVSGSQLCQAHSQLLQYVERYGKRLKAKNLMYLKQILYLLEKFVAVLGGNIKQNPNTQSLSQTGTELKTINDFLFQSQIDNINLFKVQRYCEKSMISRKLFGFTERYGAVFSSREQPKLAGFQQFLQSLQPRTTEALAAPADESQASTLRPASPLMHIQGFLAALTTANQDGRVILSRQGSLSQSTLKFLLLNPAVHFAQVVKECRAVVIAGGTMQPVSDFRQQLLACAGVEAERVVEFSCGHVIPPDNILPLVICSGISNQPLEFTFQKRELPQMIFQEPKSAHQVEQVLLAYSRCIQACGQERGQVTGALLLSVVGGKMSEGINFSDNLGRCVVMVGMPFPNIRSAELQEKMAYLDQTLPRAPGQAPPGKALVENLCMKAVNQSIGRAIRHQKDFASVVLLDQRYARPPVLAKLPAWIRARVEVKATFGPAIAAVQKVSPTFFFLRASPPRDHISHCLLSAQFHREKSASS encoded by the exons ATGGTCTCTGCTTCccagaaaaaaggagaaatttg gTCCATGGCTAATGAAACACAGAAGGTTGGTGCCatccattttccttttcccttcacaCCCTATTCCATCCAGGAAGACTTCATGGCAGAGCTGTACCGGGTTTTGGAGGCTGGCAAGATTGGGATATTTGAGAGTCCAACTGGCACT GGGAAGTCCTTAAGTCTTATTTGTGGGGCCCTCTCTTGGCTCCGTGACTTTGAACAGAAGAAGCGTGAAGAAGAGGCACGACTCCTTGAAACTGGAACTGGCCCCTTACATGATGAGAAAGATGAAtccctgtgtctgtcttcttCCTGCGAAGGGGCTGCAGGCACCCCGAGGCCTGCTGGAGAACCGGCCTGGGTTACTCAGTTTgtgcagaagaaagaagagagggacctggtggaccGACTAAAG GCGGAGCAGGCCAGGAGGAAGCAGCGAGAAGAACgcctgcagcagctgcagcacAGGGTGCAGCTCAAGTATGCAGCCAAGCGCCTG aggcaggaagaagaagaaagagagaatctCCTCCGCCTCAGCAGGGAGATGCTAGAGACAGGCCCGGAGGCTGAGCGGCTGGAGCAGCTGGAGtctggggaggaggagctggTCCTCGCCGAATACGAGAGTGATGAGGAGAAAAAGGTGGCGAGCAG agtggatgaggatgaggatgaccTGGAGGAAGAACACATAACTAAG ATTTATTACTGTAGTCGGACACACTCCCAGCTGGCCCAGTTTGTGCATGAGGTGAAGAAGAGCCCCTTTGGCAAGGATGTTCGGCTGGTCTCCCTTGGCTCCCGGCAG AACCTTTGTGTAAATGAAGACGTGAAAAGCCTAGGTTCTGTGCAGCTTATCAACGACCGCTGTGTGGACATGCAGAGAAGCAGGCACG agaagaagaaaggagctgaggaggagaagccaaagaggaggaggcaggagaagcaggcaGCCTGCCCCTTCTACAACCACGAGCAGATGGGCCTTCTCCGGGATGAGGCCCTGGCAGAGGTGAAGGACATGGAGCAGCTGCTGGCCCTTGGGAAGGAGGCCCGGGCCTGTCCCTATTACGGGAGCCGCCTTGCCATCCCTGCAGCCCAG CTGGTGGTGCTGCCCTATCAGATGCTGCTGCATGCGGCCACTCGGCAGGCCGCGGGCATCCGGCTGCAGGACCAGGTGGTGATCATCGACGAGGCGCACAACCTGATCGACACCATCACGGGCATGCACAGCGTGGAGGTCAGCGGCTCCCAG CTCTGCCAGGCCCATTCCCAGCTGCTGCAGTACGTGGAGCGATACGG GAAGCGTTTGAAGGCCAAGAACCTGATGTACCTGAAGCAGATCCTGTATTTGCTGGAGAAATTCGTGGCTGTGCTAGGGG GGAACATTAAGCAAAATCCCAATACACAGAGTCTGTCACAGACAG GGACGGAGCTGAAGACCATCAACGACTTTCTCTTCCAGAGCCAGATCGACAACATCAACCTGTTCAAG GTGCAGCGATACTGTGAGAAGAGCATGATCAGCAGAAAG CTCTTTGGATTCACTGAACGGTACGGAGCAGTGTTCTCATCCCGGGAGCAGCCCAAACTGGCTGGGTTTCAGCAATTCCTGCAGAGCCTGCAGCCCAGGACGActgaag CTCTTGCAGCCCCTGCAGACGAGAGTCAGGCCAGCACCCTGCGACCAGCTTCTCCACTGATGCACATCCAAGGCTTCCTGGCAGCTCTCACTACGGCCAACCAGGACGGCAGGGTCATCCTGAGCCGCCAAG GCAGCCTCAGTCAGAGCACCCTGAAGTTTTTGCTCCTGAATCCAGCTGTGCACTTTGCCCAAGTGGTGAAGGAATGCCGGGCAGTGGTCATTGCGGGGGGTACCATGCAGCCG GTGTCTGACTTCCggcagcagctgctggcctgtGCCGGGGTGGAAGCTGAGCGCGTGGTGGAGTTTTCCTGTG GTCACGTGATCCCTCCAGACAACATCCTGCCCCTCGTCATCTGCAGCGGGATCTCCAACCAGCCGCTGGAATTCACGTTCCAGAAAAGAGAGCTGCCTCAGATG ATATTCCAGGAACCTAAGAGCGCACACCAGGTGGAGCAGGTGCTGCTGGCATATTCCAGGTGCATCCAG GCCTGTGGCCAGGAGAGAGGCCAGGTGACAGGGGCCCTGCTCCTCTCTGTGGTTGGAGGAAAGATGAGTGAAGGGATCAACTTCTCTGACAACCTAGGCCG GTGTGTGGTGATGGTGGGCATGCCCTTCCCCAACATCAGGTCTGCAGAGCTGCAGGAGAAGATGGCCTACTTGGATCAAACCCTC CCCAGAGCCCCCGGCCAGGCACCCCCAGGGAAGGCTCTGGTGGAGAACCTGTGCATGAAGGCCGTCAACCAGTCCATAG GCAGGGCCATCAGGCACCAGAAGGATTTTGCCAGCGTAGTGCTCCTGGACCAGCGATATGCCCGGCCCCCTGTCCTGGCCAAGCTGCCGGCCTGGATCCGAGCCCGTGTGGAGGTCAAAGCTACCTTTGGCCCCGCCATTGCTGCTGTGCAGAAGGTCAGTCCtacctttttctttctgagagcCTCCCCACCCCGAGATCACATTTCTCACTGCCTTCTGTCTGCCCAGTTTCACCGGGAGAAGTCGGCCTCTTCCTGA
- the DDX11 gene encoding ATP-dependent DNA helicase DDX11 isoform X11: MVSASQKKGEIWSMANETQKVGAIHFPFPFTPYSIQEDFMAELYRVLEAGKIGIFESPTGTGKSLSLICGALSWLRDFEQKKREEEARLLETGTGPLHDEKDESLCLSSSCEGAAGTPRPAGEPAWVTQFVQKKEERDLVDRLKAEQARRKQREERLQQLQHRVQLKYAAKRLRQEEEERENLLRLSREMLETGPEAERLEQLESGEEELVLAEYESDEEKKVASRVDEDEDDLEEEHITKIYYCSRTHSQLAQFVHEVKKSPFGKDVRLVSLGSRQNLCVNEDVKSLGSVQLINDRCVDMQRSRHEKKKGAEEEKPKRRRQEKQAACPFYNHEQMGLLRDEALAEVKDMEQLLALGKEARACPYYGSRLAIPAAQLVVLPYQMLLHAATRQAAGIRLQDQVVIIDEAHNLIDTITGMHSVEVSGSQLCQAHSQLLQYVERYGKRLKAKNLMYLKQILYLLEKFVAVLGGNIKQNPNTQSLSQTGTELKTINDFLFQSQIDNINLFKVQRYCEKSMISRKLFGFTERYGAVFSSREQPKLAGFQQFLQSLQPRTTEALAAPADESQASTLRPASPLMHIQGFLAALTTANQDGRVILSRQGSLSQSTLKFLLLNPAVHFAQVVKECRAVVIAGGTMQPAAGAVETPLLLHSVAPGSHVSQRKLFCGFKLKEKNHDSTFKRCLTSGSSCWPVPGWKLSAWWSFPVCLAAHLHLQFSAPPWLLPGHVIPPDNILPLVICSGISNQPLEFTFQKRELPQMMDEVGRILCNLCGVVPGGVVCFFPSYEYLRQVHAHWEKGGLLGRLAARKKIFQEPKSAHQVEQVLLAYSRCIQACGQERGQVTGALLLSVVGGKMSEGINFSDNLGRSAELQEKMAYLDQTLPRAPGQAPPGKALVENLCMKAVNQSIGRAIRHQKDFASVVLLDQRYARPPVLAKLPAWIRARVEVKATFGPAIAAVQKVSPTFFFLRASPPRDHISHCLLSAQFHREKSASS; encoded by the exons ATGGTCTCTGCTTCccagaaaaaaggagaaatttg gTCCATGGCTAATGAAACACAGAAGGTTGGTGCCatccattttccttttcccttcacaCCCTATTCCATCCAGGAAGACTTCATGGCAGAGCTGTACCGGGTTTTGGAGGCTGGCAAGATTGGGATATTTGAGAGTCCAACTGGCACT GGGAAGTCCTTAAGTCTTATTTGTGGGGCCCTCTCTTGGCTCCGTGACTTTGAACAGAAGAAGCGTGAAGAAGAGGCACGACTCCTTGAAACTGGAACTGGCCCCTTACATGATGAGAAAGATGAAtccctgtgtctgtcttcttCCTGCGAAGGGGCTGCAGGCACCCCGAGGCCTGCTGGAGAACCGGCCTGGGTTACTCAGTTTgtgcagaagaaagaagagagggacctggtggaccGACTAAAG GCGGAGCAGGCCAGGAGGAAGCAGCGAGAAGAACgcctgcagcagctgcagcacAGGGTGCAGCTCAAGTATGCAGCCAAGCGCCTG aggcaggaagaagaagaaagagagaatctCCTCCGCCTCAGCAGGGAGATGCTAGAGACAGGCCCGGAGGCTGAGCGGCTGGAGCAGCTGGAGtctggggaggaggagctggTCCTCGCCGAATACGAGAGTGATGAGGAGAAAAAGGTGGCGAGCAG agtggatgaggatgaggatgaccTGGAGGAAGAACACATAACTAAG ATTTATTACTGTAGTCGGACACACTCCCAGCTGGCCCAGTTTGTGCATGAGGTGAAGAAGAGCCCCTTTGGCAAGGATGTTCGGCTGGTCTCCCTTGGCTCCCGGCAG AACCTTTGTGTAAATGAAGACGTGAAAAGCCTAGGTTCTGTGCAGCTTATCAACGACCGCTGTGTGGACATGCAGAGAAGCAGGCACG agaagaagaaaggagctgaggaggagaagccaaagaggaggaggcaggagaagcaggcaGCCTGCCCCTTCTACAACCACGAGCAGATGGGCCTTCTCCGGGATGAGGCCCTGGCAGAGGTGAAGGACATGGAGCAGCTGCTGGCCCTTGGGAAGGAGGCCCGGGCCTGTCCCTATTACGGGAGCCGCCTTGCCATCCCTGCAGCCCAG CTGGTGGTGCTGCCCTATCAGATGCTGCTGCATGCGGCCACTCGGCAGGCCGCGGGCATCCGGCTGCAGGACCAGGTGGTGATCATCGACGAGGCGCACAACCTGATCGACACCATCACGGGCATGCACAGCGTGGAGGTCAGCGGCTCCCAG CTCTGCCAGGCCCATTCCCAGCTGCTGCAGTACGTGGAGCGATACGG GAAGCGTTTGAAGGCCAAGAACCTGATGTACCTGAAGCAGATCCTGTATTTGCTGGAGAAATTCGTGGCTGTGCTAGGGG GGAACATTAAGCAAAATCCCAATACACAGAGTCTGTCACAGACAG GGACGGAGCTGAAGACCATCAACGACTTTCTCTTCCAGAGCCAGATCGACAACATCAACCTGTTCAAG GTGCAGCGATACTGTGAGAAGAGCATGATCAGCAGAAAG CTCTTTGGATTCACTGAACGGTACGGAGCAGTGTTCTCATCCCGGGAGCAGCCCAAACTGGCTGGGTTTCAGCAATTCCTGCAGAGCCTGCAGCCCAGGACGActgaag CTCTTGCAGCCCCTGCAGACGAGAGTCAGGCCAGCACCCTGCGACCAGCTTCTCCACTGATGCACATCCAAGGCTTCCTGGCAGCTCTCACTACGGCCAACCAGGACGGCAGGGTCATCCTGAGCCGCCAAG GCAGCCTCAGTCAGAGCACCCTGAAGTTTTTGCTCCTGAATCCAGCTGTGCACTTTGCCCAAGTGGTGAAGGAATGCCGGGCAGTGGTCATTGCGGGGGGTACCATGCAGCCG GCTGCAGGAGCAGTGGAGACTCCTCTGCTGCTCCATTCTGTAGCCCCAGGATCACATGTCTCCCAGAGAAAGCTGTTCTGTGGTTTCaaactcaaggaaaaaaatcatgattcCACTTTTAAAAG GTGTCTGACTTCCggcagcagctgctggcctgtGCCGGGGTGGAAGCTGAGCGCGTGGTGGAGTTTTCCTGTG TGTCTTGCAGCACACCTGCATCTCCAGTTTTCGGCCCCTCCCTGGCTCTTACCAGGTCACGTGATCCCTCCAGACAACATCCTGCCCCTCGTCATCTGCAGCGGGATCTCCAACCAGCCGCTGGAATTCACGTTCCAGAAAAGAGAGCTGCCTCAGATG aTGGACGAGGTGGGTCGCATTCTCTGTAACCTGTGCGGTGTGGTTCCTGGAGGGGTGGTCTGTTTCTTCCCCTCCTACGAGTACCTGCGCCAGGTCCATGCCCACTGGGAGAAGGGTGGCCTGCTGGGCCGTCTGGCTGCCAGGAAGAAG ATATTCCAGGAACCTAAGAGCGCACACCAGGTGGAGCAGGTGCTGCTGGCATATTCCAGGTGCATCCAG GCCTGTGGCCAGGAGAGAGGCCAGGTGACAGGGGCCCTGCTCCTCTCTGTGGTTGGAGGAAAGATGAGTGAAGGGATCAACTTCTCTGACAACCTAGGCCG GTCTGCAGAGCTGCAGGAGAAGATGGCCTACTTGGATCAAACCCTC CCCAGAGCCCCCGGCCAGGCACCCCCAGGGAAGGCTCTGGTGGAGAACCTGTGCATGAAGGCCGTCAACCAGTCCATAG GCAGGGCCATCAGGCACCAGAAGGATTTTGCCAGCGTAGTGCTCCTGGACCAGCGATATGCCCGGCCCCCTGTCCTGGCCAAGCTGCCGGCCTGGATCCGAGCCCGTGTGGAGGTCAAAGCTACCTTTGGCCCCGCCATTGCTGCTGTGCAGAAGGTCAGTCCtacctttttctttctgagagcCTCCCCACCCCGAGATCACATTTCTCACTGCCTTCTGTCTGCCCAGTTTCACCGGGAGAAGTCGGCCTCTTCCTGA
- the DDX11 gene encoding ATP-dependent DNA helicase DDX11 isoform X3, with the protein MVSASQKKGEIWSMANETQKVGAIHFPFPFTPYSIQEDFMAELYRVLEAGKIGIFESPTGTGKSLSLICGALSWLRDFEQKKREEEARLLETGTGPLHDEKDESLCLSSSCEGAAGTPRPAGEPAWVTQFVQKKEERDLVDRLKAEQARRKQREERLQQLQHRVQLKYAAKRLRQEEEERENLLRLSREMLETGPEAERLEQLESGEEELVLAEYESDEEKKVASRVDEDEDDLEEEHITKIYYCSRTHSQLAQFVHEVKKSPFGKDVRLVSLGSRQNLCVNEDVKSLGSVQLINDRCVDMQRSRHEKKKGAEEEKPKRRRQEKQAACPFYNHEQMGLLRDEALAEVKDMEQLLALGKEARACPYYGSRLAIPAAQLVVLPYQMLLHAATRQAAGIRLQDQVVIIDEAHNLIDTITGMHSVEVSGSQLCQAHSQLLQYVERYGKRLKAKNLMYLKQILYLLEKFVAVLGGNIKQNPNTQSLSQTGTELKTINDFLFQSQIDNINLFKVQRYCEKSMISRKLFGFTERYGAVFSSREQPKLAGFQQFLQSLQPRTTEALAAPADESQASTLRPASPLMHIQGFLAALTTANQDGRVILSRQGSLSQSTLKFLLLNPAVHFAQVVKECRAVVIAGGTMQPAAGAVETPLLLHSVAPGSHVSQRKLFCGFKLKEKNHDSTFKRCLTSGSSCWPVPGWKLSAWWSFPVCLAAHLHLQFSAPPWLLPGHVIPPDNILPLVICSGISNQPLEFTFQKRELPQMMDEVGRILCNLCGVVPGGVVCFFPSYEYLRQVHAHWEKGGLLGRLAARKKIFQEPKSAHQVEQVLLAYSRCIQACGQERGQVTGALLLSVVGGKMSEGINFSDNLGRSAELQEKMAYLDQTLSPRPGTPREGSGGEPVHEGRQPVHRQGHQAPEGFCQRSAPGPAICPAPCPGQAAGLDPSPCGGQSYLWPRHCCCAEGQSYLFLSESLPTPRSHFSLPSVCPVSPGEVGLFLMGNHTTAWRRALPLSCPLETVFVVGVVCGDPVTKVKPRRRVWSPECCQDPGTGVSSRRRKWGNPE; encoded by the exons ATGGTCTCTGCTTCccagaaaaaaggagaaatttg gTCCATGGCTAATGAAACACAGAAGGTTGGTGCCatccattttccttttcccttcacaCCCTATTCCATCCAGGAAGACTTCATGGCAGAGCTGTACCGGGTTTTGGAGGCTGGCAAGATTGGGATATTTGAGAGTCCAACTGGCACT GGGAAGTCCTTAAGTCTTATTTGTGGGGCCCTCTCTTGGCTCCGTGACTTTGAACAGAAGAAGCGTGAAGAAGAGGCACGACTCCTTGAAACTGGAACTGGCCCCTTACATGATGAGAAAGATGAAtccctgtgtctgtcttcttCCTGCGAAGGGGCTGCAGGCACCCCGAGGCCTGCTGGAGAACCGGCCTGGGTTACTCAGTTTgtgcagaagaaagaagagagggacctggtggaccGACTAAAG GCGGAGCAGGCCAGGAGGAAGCAGCGAGAAGAACgcctgcagcagctgcagcacAGGGTGCAGCTCAAGTATGCAGCCAAGCGCCTG aggcaggaagaagaagaaagagagaatctCCTCCGCCTCAGCAGGGAGATGCTAGAGACAGGCCCGGAGGCTGAGCGGCTGGAGCAGCTGGAGtctggggaggaggagctggTCCTCGCCGAATACGAGAGTGATGAGGAGAAAAAGGTGGCGAGCAG agtggatgaggatgaggatgaccTGGAGGAAGAACACATAACTAAG ATTTATTACTGTAGTCGGACACACTCCCAGCTGGCCCAGTTTGTGCATGAGGTGAAGAAGAGCCCCTTTGGCAAGGATGTTCGGCTGGTCTCCCTTGGCTCCCGGCAG AACCTTTGTGTAAATGAAGACGTGAAAAGCCTAGGTTCTGTGCAGCTTATCAACGACCGCTGTGTGGACATGCAGAGAAGCAGGCACG agaagaagaaaggagctgaggaggagaagccaaagaggaggaggcaggagaagcaggcaGCCTGCCCCTTCTACAACCACGAGCAGATGGGCCTTCTCCGGGATGAGGCCCTGGCAGAGGTGAAGGACATGGAGCAGCTGCTGGCCCTTGGGAAGGAGGCCCGGGCCTGTCCCTATTACGGGAGCCGCCTTGCCATCCCTGCAGCCCAG CTGGTGGTGCTGCCCTATCAGATGCTGCTGCATGCGGCCACTCGGCAGGCCGCGGGCATCCGGCTGCAGGACCAGGTGGTGATCATCGACGAGGCGCACAACCTGATCGACACCATCACGGGCATGCACAGCGTGGAGGTCAGCGGCTCCCAG CTCTGCCAGGCCCATTCCCAGCTGCTGCAGTACGTGGAGCGATACGG GAAGCGTTTGAAGGCCAAGAACCTGATGTACCTGAAGCAGATCCTGTATTTGCTGGAGAAATTCGTGGCTGTGCTAGGGG GGAACATTAAGCAAAATCCCAATACACAGAGTCTGTCACAGACAG GGACGGAGCTGAAGACCATCAACGACTTTCTCTTCCAGAGCCAGATCGACAACATCAACCTGTTCAAG GTGCAGCGATACTGTGAGAAGAGCATGATCAGCAGAAAG CTCTTTGGATTCACTGAACGGTACGGAGCAGTGTTCTCATCCCGGGAGCAGCCCAAACTGGCTGGGTTTCAGCAATTCCTGCAGAGCCTGCAGCCCAGGACGActgaag CTCTTGCAGCCCCTGCAGACGAGAGTCAGGCCAGCACCCTGCGACCAGCTTCTCCACTGATGCACATCCAAGGCTTCCTGGCAGCTCTCACTACGGCCAACCAGGACGGCAGGGTCATCCTGAGCCGCCAAG GCAGCCTCAGTCAGAGCACCCTGAAGTTTTTGCTCCTGAATCCAGCTGTGCACTTTGCCCAAGTGGTGAAGGAATGCCGGGCAGTGGTCATTGCGGGGGGTACCATGCAGCCG GCTGCAGGAGCAGTGGAGACTCCTCTGCTGCTCCATTCTGTAGCCCCAGGATCACATGTCTCCCAGAGAAAGCTGTTCTGTGGTTTCaaactcaaggaaaaaaatcatgattcCACTTTTAAAAG GTGTCTGACTTCCggcagcagctgctggcctgtGCCGGGGTGGAAGCTGAGCGCGTGGTGGAGTTTTCCTGTG TGTCTTGCAGCACACCTGCATCTCCAGTTTTCGGCCCCTCCCTGGCTCTTACCAGGTCACGTGATCCCTCCAGACAACATCCTGCCCCTCGTCATCTGCAGCGGGATCTCCAACCAGCCGCTGGAATTCACGTTCCAGAAAAGAGAGCTGCCTCAGATG aTGGACGAGGTGGGTCGCATTCTCTGTAACCTGTGCGGTGTGGTTCCTGGAGGGGTGGTCTGTTTCTTCCCCTCCTACGAGTACCTGCGCCAGGTCCATGCCCACTGGGAGAAGGGTGGCCTGCTGGGCCGTCTGGCTGCCAGGAAGAAG ATATTCCAGGAACCTAAGAGCGCACACCAGGTGGAGCAGGTGCTGCTGGCATATTCCAGGTGCATCCAG GCCTGTGGCCAGGAGAGAGGCCAGGTGACAGGGGCCCTGCTCCTCTCTGTGGTTGGAGGAAAGATGAGTGAAGGGATCAACTTCTCTGACAACCTAGGCCG GTCTGCAGAGCTGCAGGAGAAGATGGCCTACTTGGATCAAACCCTC AGCCCCCGGCCAGGCACCCCCAGGGAAGGCTCTGGTGGAGAACCTGTGCATGAAGGCCGTCAACCAGTCCATAG GCAGGGCCATCAGGCACCAGAAGGATTTTGCCAGCGTAGTGCTCCTGGACCAGCGATATGCCCGGCCCCCTGTCCTGGCCAAGCTGCCGGCCTGGATCCGAGCCCGTGTGGAGGTCAAAGCTACCTTTGGCCCCGCCATTGCTGCTGTGCAGAAGGTCAGTCCtacctttttctttctgagagcCTCCCCACCCCGAGATCACATTTCTCACTGCCTTCTGTCTGCCCAGTTTCACCGGGAGAAGTCGGCCTCTTCCTGATGGGCAACCACACCACTGCCTGGCGCCGTGCCCTTCCTTTGTCCTGCCCGCTGGAGACAGTGTTTGTCGTGGGCGTGGTCTGCGGGGATCCTGTTACAAAGGTGAAACCCAGGAGGAGAGTGTGGAGTCCAGAGTGCTGCCAGGACCCAGGCACAGGCGTTAGCTCCCGTAGGAGAAAATGGGGGAATCCTGAATGA